DNA sequence from the Cottoperca gobio chromosome 2, fCotGob3.1, whole genome shotgun sequence genome:
gtgtacaacatgtatgactctgttcacctgtagtgtgtacaacatgtatgaccctgttcacctgtagtgtgtacaacatgtatgactctgttcacctgtagtgtgtacaacatgtatgactctgttcacctgtagtgtgtacaacatgtatgactctgttcacctgtagtgtgtacaacatgtatgactctgttcacctgtagtgtgtacaacatgtatgactctgttcacctgtagtgtgtacaacatgtatgactctgttcacctgtagtgtgtacaacatgtatgactcctgttcacctgtagtgtgtacaacatgtatgactctgttcacctgtagtgtgtacacatgtatgactctgttcacctgtatgactctgttcacctgtagtgtgtacaacatgtatgactctgttcacctgtagtgtgtacaacatgtatgactctgttcacctgtagtgtgtacaacatgtatgactctgttcacctgtagtgtgtacaacatgtatgactctgttcacctgtagtgtgtacaacatgtatgactctgttcacctgtagtgtgtacaacatgtatgactctgttcacctgtagtgtgtacaacatgtttgaccctgttcacctgtagtgtgtacaacatgtatgaccctgttcacctgtagtgtgtacaacatgtatgaccctgttcacctgtagtgtgtacaacatgtatgaccctgttcacctgtagtgtgtacaacatgtatgaccctgttcacctgtagtgtgtacaacatgtatgactctgttcacctgtagtgtgtacaacatgtatgaccctgttcacctgtagtgtgtacaacatgtatgaccctgttcacctgtagtgtgtacaacatgtatgaatgttacaatacatatctttaaaggagcttttctctaaaggagctttttctcccactcttcagcagaagtctccacttcagcagcacttacatacaccaaactttccactttcattcctctctatattctgaagctttgtgcagagggctttgttcacatgtcactcacagctcatgttatacacgctacactcactacatgcagagACAGAATCTGCATTAACACCTCCACTGTCTGTTCCTCCAGCTGTTTGCAGACACACGTGTGGTAGGAACATGGAGTGTGCGGCGCCCAACACGTGCCGCTGCAAACCAGGCTACACTGGATCCGACTGTCAGACAGGTGAACAATTAAATAGCTTATGCAAATTATTTGAGCTATTATTcctctctttgtatttgttttgacatttttatttgtctttgtttatccATAAGCAATCTGTGAGCCGGGTTGTGTGAACGGGGGGGTTTGCGTTGCCCCAGGTGTGTGTCGCTGTCTCAGAGGGTTTCATGGAGAAACCTGTCAGGAAGGTAAAGCTCACTTCCTTTtactcacacgcacgcacacgcacgcacgcaccataatattacaaataaatacctTTAGAAACTTTATCAATTAAAGATTAGAAAGCAGAAGTGTATGGATATGTATGGAGCTTTTCTCAATGACATAACTGAACTGCGTCCGTGCAGCTCTGTGCAGGCTGCCATGTGAGAACGGAGGCTCCTGCGTGGGACTGCACACGTGCTCCTGTCCTTACGGGTTCGTCGGCCCTCGATGTGAGACCAGTGAGTTCCTGTTCCTGGGATCTTCTGCACTTCACACatatttcacttcacttcactgattctgatggattttcttttccttgttGATCGTAGTGGTGTGCAGCCGTCACTGTCACAACGGAGGCCAGTGTGCATCTCCAGacgagtgcatgtgtgtgacaggCTGGACCGGACCGTCCTGTGAGactggtgagtgtgtgtgagtgtgtgtgtgtgtgtgtgtgtgtgtgtgtccgtgctgATGCTCTCGTGTCTCCCTCCAGCCCTCTGCTTTCCCGTGTGTCTCAACGGAGGTTCCTGTGTTCGGCCGAATACCTGCGAGTGTCCTCACGGGTCCTACGGCGCACAGTGTCAGAACGGTACATTTACAACTTCAATCGATCTCTCATGTTCCCGCCGTGGTTGATTTTAGTATCTTATTCTATTTGTTTTCCCCGTGCAGCGGTCTGCAGTCCTCCCTGTAAGAACGGCGGCGTGTGTATAAGGACCGATGTGTGCTCCTGTGTGCAGGGATACAACGGGAGGCAATGCCAGAAAAgtatttcttcttcatctctatccttcttttttattcaataaGCTGAATGTTCTACTTAAGATCTTTCAAATCTCTAAACCTGAGATGCTTCTCTCCTTAACGTAATCACATATACGCATCATCGTCGCCTGTAATGTGCTGAACGTGGCGTCAAACTCAGCATGCTTCTCCCGTAATCGTCTTTAaatcatctctctgtctgcaggcgTGTGTGAGCCCATGTGCGTGAACGGCGGCAGGTGTGTCGGTCCAGATGTTTGCGATTGTCCGTCAGGTTGGCGTGGAACGAGATGTGATAAACGTAAGTAGCGTGACACGAGAATCAGATCCGTGCGCCTGAAAACCTTCTCTTTCCTGCACCAAAACTTTAAGTGTGAAAATATGTGAAggttaaaagaagaagaagattacCGAACAGCTTGTTTCCTTTGGTccataaatataaagtaatagTGAAAGATGCTCATTATAAGATCAGGTAACGTCttaataaagtatattaaatataatatatgtccCAAACAGCATGTAAACACGGCGCCGTTACTTCAGAACCATGGACAGCGCTGTTTGTTGTGAGCTCTGGACTGACGGAACCAGACATTTAAAACCAGCTTGGACATTTCCactactttctgacattttatagaacaaacgatcaattaatcaaaataaaatcatcgttagttgcagccttaattCGCCCCCCTCCTTCATCAGGCTTCACACCTGTCACAACGTGGACGGCCTGTCTGTCAGGAGGCATCTGGAACATCTGCACACcgtctcctcttcatcttttccttctcttcctgttttatgGACACTGGCAGAGACAATGTCTTAAatccagagtgtgtgtttgtcgggTGTCTCAGAAGTAGCTACACGTACAGAGTACAGCTGTGATGGCCTTCATGTGtctgatgtgaagcagctgcagcataGCGCCATCTCCTGGAAGCTCACGTCggctctccgtctgtgtttcaTTTGACTTTAGCTGCCAGGTGCTGTTTGTTAGTCCATGTCATGTCTTTCGGTCCCCATCTTTGAGACTTGACTCTCATGTGAGTGTCGTGTCTCTGCAGCCAGCTGCCTGCAGAAGTGTCTGAACGGAGGGGAGTGTGTGGGAGCAAACACCTGCCACTGCACGCCGGGCTGGCAGGGCATGCTGTGCCAGATCCGTGAGTATCCCAACAGAATGCATTTCCTCTACTCTTAATGTCACACACGTACCGGCTTTCTGATCTGATTTATGGTCGCTTGACGTTTGATGTTTCTCCTCAGCTCTCTGcgatttaaaatgtctttacgGCAGTCGATGTGTTCGACCAAACGTCTGCGCCTGCCGGAACGGATACTCTGGTTCTCTTTGCTCCAGACGGGTAAAAACAACTTCACTTGAAACGCTTCCTCTTTCCAGTCTCCTTTTTACACATGAGCTTAAACAAGCTGTGGATTATGAGTTAAATTGCACATTAGGTGCCTTGCTTAAGGGCACCTTGGTGTCAATCTTTCCATCAAATCTAGGTTTCATATTTGTCATGAACATATCAAACTTTGTCCTCTTGAAattgtttctctttgcttttcagATCGGACATTCATTCTGAAACCTTGTCGTTAGTTCAGCTCGCTAAGACTCGGGGTTGTCTCACAGGCAACAAACACCAAACAGCAGGAGTTCAATCAGCTCAGATAAACCTTCAGGTGACGCCATCAGCGTCTCTGTGCACCCAGTGCAGAGCAACACACTTGAATCATCAGGGGGAGATGTAGGTTTCTATAACGTTATAGCATGCAAAGAATACACGAGACTTTTACAAGCGGTTATACAACTGCAGTTACTTCTTGATAAACtaccatgtactgtatgtgtccgTCCTGCAGCTccggcagctccagcagctgTTGCCAGGTagatttaaatcacatttacgTTCTGCAGAAATCATGACCTGACTGTCACTATTTAGTTTCCCAACATTATAGAAGTCTACGAGAGGCACAACCTTCTCTTCATGTTTCTTCATGCACTGGTCTCTTCCATACTTACTGGATTACATaaagcctcatttgcatattcaaacatcACGTCAGAAACCTCGTACTGTAAACGCCTTCAGGTTCttcaccacaaacacaaacctctgtatgagtatttatttatttggttgtTTTATATTGTGGCATATTTCTTGTTGTATATATCTTAATCAGTGTGTAATCGATGATATTTCTTATTAAGGCATTGTGTAATGGTTGttttgtaagaaaataaataaagatcctTTAAAGGTATGGATTCATGTCTTCAGGTTATTAATGCATTTCTTAAAACGAAGGGTGGAAACTATAAAATCGGactttttaaatacattcttCCATCAGAAGTTCCTCACCTTTCATATCTTTGATATGACGCACATCCGGCTCCTTGTACCCACTAATGCTTTGCTCACAGCTGTTCGTAGCGCAGAAGACCTCCAACATGTCACCTGGAAATAAAGATTCAATTGAAGAAGAAACAATCACAAAGTTTTTAAAACGTTTGTGACGAGTCTTTGTGGGCAGCACCAGAGAAGCGTTTGACTTTGCTGCAGGGGCCAGACAAGTTCGCGGCCAGCAGGTCGGGGCCACGGGGGCGGAGAGGAAATGGGGATTAAAAGATTAATGAGGCCGCATTAGCTCCGCACCAATTAGGCTTCCTCTCCGCCAGCCGCTCCCCGACTCCTGCCTCTGCACGGCCGACACTGAAGAGACCTCAAACAGCTGATTAGGAGCAACAAGCTGCGTAATCCCTGCagtttgcatttctttaaatgtcctcAAAGATATATCTGCCTTTACCTCCTGCTGCAAGCTTAACCCTCATCCTACCGTCATATATAGCATACACGGAcccagattattattattatgttaggAAACATAGTTGATTTGCCTATTGTTTGATATGAAAATGAGgaaatctgtgtctgtgtgatacTTTAAATTAGGACCCGTTGCAAACATGAACATAATAAATCGATTGAAGCCGTTTTGGTGCTTTTCACTGAGTATTTCTGCTAAAACagaataatatgaaataattaggAACAAATTGATTGAGAAACTTGTGAAGGATTTGGAATAATAGAACAAAGCATGTGTGACATCTGACAAAAAGTATAGTTGGCAGGATTAGAGCTAATCCTGCAGGagggtgacctttgaccccaggAAATGATCACCTGTATTGTGTTTCATTTGCTTCCTTTGAGAGAAATGATCAGTAGAGGTTTACTGCCCTCTGgtggcaataataataataataatgtcaagaATATAAAACTGCACAGAAATGCAgataaaacttaaaataacacTTCAACAGGTTTAAATTAATTTCCTGGTGAGATTTGAATATCGACGACCAGACCTGAAGCTCCGAGCGTcttcagcaacacacacacacacagatatttatATCCACCCCCAAAGATGGCACTgggcatgtgcgtgtgtgtgtgtgtgtgcgtgtgtgtccatcCTGGTGGGCACGGACAGGACGGGTCCACCTGGACTGTTCACTCAGTCGAGGCTCAGAGCCGCCGGCCAATGCAGCGAAGTCATCCTGcagcctggacacacacacacacacacacacacacacacacacacacacacacagacaattatgaaatatgtgtgaaATATTTGAAGTTATTGTGTTTCTAACAGATCCAGATAAAAGTAGAAGTACTTATATCTTTTACGagtaataagaataatatatatatatatatatatatatatatatatatatatatatatatattattgcattataattattgatgcattcgTGTTATTCATCACTTTGATGTTGCCGTAAAGGAGatcattttaaagactttatataCTGATGTCTTAACCATCGTAATAAATCAtatcaatatataaaataaatataaatcatttatttatagtattagattattaaattaaataaatataaatgatcaaatacattttgtgcagtaaaaagtacaatatttctcagaggagtagaagtatacaatagtaaagtaagtaaagtaaaatacataaattgtacttaaatacgGCGCTCGACTAAATACCAGCTCGTTttacagatataaataaaacaaagcacgTTGAGTCTAAAACAATAAACTGTTTTCAAGTTCATTCACATGAACATAGAATGTATATAAGGACACAAAATaggatttaaaacataaaagaatATAATTAAGTGCCATAATTTCActtgtcaaataaaataataatattttattgtatttaaatgttgcattatgTATGAAAGATGAACCCAATATTTACTTTATCTTTAAGAATTCTGTTtagcaaatgtattaaatatgtgcacaacatatggtgtgtgtgcagaagcTCCAGGACCTGCTGAGGCCGGATGACCCGAACATTGCTTTTGTTATTAAACACGAAATATCGGCGaataaaatctatatttttgAAGTTGGCCTTGAAGGCAGCCCCCGTGTCAGTGGAGCCTAATTTAAACGTGTATCCTCCAGACCACAACAGGtgccccctcctccctccctccctccctccctttagGCTCCACCTGTCTTCCCTTCTCCGCGGCGGGCTGGCGACCCAGAAAGCAGCCGTCATTCATTAGTATGGTATGCTCGCCGGGGGGCCGGAGGACGGCGCAAACCCCCTCGGTCACCGGATCGGCGGCAGCTGCTCGGCATCGGTGCTATTTTCACCCTGAGGATAAAGTGATGTGCAGCACGGCCCCCGCAGCTCCAGTCAGACCAGAGCAGAGCCAAGATGAAGTCCACCGGCAGCGAGCGCAGCGCGCAGCCCGACGGCTTCACCTCCGACCTGGACGACCTGGACAGCGGCAGCGACAGCTCCGACGGGAAGTCCACCGGCGACTGCAGCCCCCGCAGAGACCCCGGGGAGGTGGCAGGGGAGGAGGCCGAAGGTGGTCCCCGGAGAGGCAGACGGAGGAGAAGGCGGAGGCGCAGCAGCGACGGAGACGCGTGTGTCGCCGGTGCGAGCAAACAGAGGCAGGCGGCCAACGCGCGGGAGCGGGACAGGACGCACAGCGTGAACACGGCCTTCACGTCGCTCCGCACGCTCATTCCCACCGAGCCCGCAGACAGGAAGCTCTCCAAGATAGAGACGCTGCGCCTGGCCTCCAGCTACATCTCCCACCTGGCCAACGTGCTGCTGCTGGGGGAGGACTGCCGGGACGGGCAGCCCTGCCTCGGATACCAGAGCATCCTGCACGGCAGCGCGGCCTCCCTGCGGCCCATCTGCACTTTCTGCCTCGGCAACCAGAGGAAGCTGGTGAGCGGCCACTTACACATGTTGCACCATGGTCCCATATAAAACAAAGTTACTCCCTCGTGCAGCCACGAATTGCTCGGGTTTTTACGCAGAAGCAGAAAGGAGGTTACCTCTTCCAAAGTCACTGAATCCAGTATGATACTCAGATGATGCCCTGTGCATCCTCTGTGTATTGGAAACTCAATTTCAGGTGACTCTCAGATGATTTGGCTTGTCCAGAGTGGCACCTGTTGCTCCAGTGATtgacaacacaaaatgaaaacaagctGTGGTGCCTTCACAGGTTTAAAATAAGTGTCTGGACTCAGTTACACTGGATCCAAAGAGTCTCAGGTAGAAGTGTGACACAAAATATGGATTAATGTGGTTTGTTAAAGGATAGCCTGGCAGCACACTTTATGATTAATGGTCATTTCAAGTGCTTTAGATGAAAAATTAAGTtccacaatttaaaaaaagaaactacaaAGCACCATAGAAATGGAAAAGtgctgtaaatatttaaaaaaatgtaaatgtgcattatgaatattaaacAATACTGATGATTTTCAGCCCCTGAACGATCATTTCTATCCTAAATACACACGTGTGGTTGTGGATTAGAAGTGTTTACAGTAGTTTATCTGGTCACCTTGCAGTTATTAATAGAGACTAGACACTGGCACGACATCAGTAATATTATGTCACTATTGCCTTTATTCTAAACTGTATTTTCACTATTATAAAAGCGTAAACTTCCATATTTTAACTCTGGAAAGATTTATGTCTCATTAAGtcttcaaattattattttttaaagaaaataacatttagataTCATTCACAAATCAACCTGAAATCTTATATTTACAgaataaatgtgactttaaataaagatttgttaaaaaacaaacattaacaactAAAAGTAAGATCAGTGTTAGGAAACATGCCATGGTGCGTTCACTGAACTGTGTTTGTGGTAAAAACGACCGTTTCTTTGCCCCCACAGCTCCGAGATGGAGGAAAGCACTCCGTGTGAAGCAAAGCGCCCCGGACAGCCCCCACCTCCATGTTTACATACACCTGTAGGactttgtacatatataaatatatttatttttggattagacttgaaaaacaaattaacaCTGAAAAGCACTTTCTGCTCACGTTGGTGCACTCCGTGTTTTGGTTGAGCTGTAACCTGAGCCGATGTGTAAAGTTGCACCTGATGGGGGGGTATTTTGGTCCCACGAATAGTACAAAAtaccccccccccaaccccacaacaccacctttaaaaaaaagtcacgTGACAAACCGAGGAGCAGCGGGTGCTGTCAGTTGAGT
Encoded proteins:
- the LOC115020881 gene encoding transcription factor 15; protein product: MKSTGSERSAQPDGFTSDLDDLDSGSDSSDGKSTGDCSPRRDPGEVAGEEAEGGPRRGRRRRRRRRSSDGDACVAGASKQRQAANARERDRTHSVNTAFTSLRTLIPTEPADRKLSKIETLRLASSYISHLANVLLLGEDCRDGQPCLGYQSILHGSAASLRPICTFCLGNQRKLLRDGGKHSV